From Paenibacillus sp. FSL H8-0537:
TGTCCGCTGCTTAGGAAAATGGTCGACGCGGGGCTGCATGGCCGCAAAAGCGGTCAAGGATTTTATACGTATTAATGCTTAGTCATGAATGGATTTGATTTAATAATAGATTCACCCAAATCGGAATGAGGAGAGTGTCAATAATGGAAGAACAGAAAGTGAAAATTAAAAAGTTTTTATCGCGGTTTTTTCGCAAGCATGAGCTTGGTGACGATGAGGATATTTTCGCCCTAGGATTTGTCAATTCACTGTTCGCGATGCAGCTGGTTATGTTTCTGGAGAAGGAGTTTGCGCTTACTATTGATAGCCGTGACATGGATTTGGACAACTTCCGCACCATTAATCGGATGGTCAGTCTAATTCAAGAGAAAGCAGCAGTCGATCAGCAGTCTTCACAAGTTTCGGGAGGTTAAGGATGAAAATTGAACTGACTGAGGTACAGGAAAATTGGCAAAATGAGTTCAGTGCATTTGTTGATAACGAAATGGTGCCGCTAGCTGATCTAAATGACCGCGAGGAGCGTATCCATCCGGATATGCTCCGGAAAATGGCAGAAGCCGGCTATCTGGGATCCATGCTGCCTAAAAAATACGGCGGTATGGAGCTGGACAACGTGACCCTGGGCATTCTCAACGAGGAGGCGGGGCGCGGCTGCTCTTCAGCAAGAAGCTTGTTGACCGTTCACGGAATGGTATCCCTTGCGATTTTGCGCTGGGGAACGGAGCAGCAGAAGAGCGAGTGGCTTCCCAAGCTGGCGACGGGCAGCACTTTGGCAGCATTTGGCCTAACGGAGCCGAACGCTGGCAGCGATGCCAAGAGCATCGCAACAACGGCAGAGTTAGACGGGAATGAATACGTATTAAATGGCCGCAAAAAATGGATTACGATCGCACAAATTGCTGACTTGTTTCTCATCTTTGCCAAATGCGAGGGCCAGCCAGCGGCATTTCTCGTAGAGCGGGAGCGGCTCGGGGTAACGGTGCTACCCATGTCCGGTCTGCTTGGTGCAAGAGGCTCCATGATCGCCGAAGTTGTGCTTTCCGACTGCCGAATTCCGCAAGAAAATTTGCTGGGCAAGCTCGGCATGGGACTGACGCATATTGCGCTGCCCTGTCTCGATTACGGCAGATATACAATAGCCTGCGGCTGCGTTGGTTTGGCGCAGGCCTGCCTGGAGGCTTCGTTAGAATACGGCAGCACAAGAGTCCAATTTGGACGGCCGCTCCAGGATAATCAACTGATTCAGAAGATGATTGCTGAAATGGCCGTACAGGTGAAGGCGGCTAGAATGCTTTGCTATAAAGTTGGATATTTACGCGATAGCGGCGATCCCGACAGCATTATGGAAACGTGGACGGCTAAATATTTTGCTTCGACTATGCTGACCAAAATTACTAACGATGCGGTGCAAATACATGGAGCTAACGGCTGCCATAGCGGGTACCCGGTGGAACGCTATTTCCGCGATGCCAAAATTAATGAAATCATCGAGGGAACGTCGCAGATGCATGAAATGCTGATTGCTGAGCAGCAGTTCGTGACAAGCCGCCGAGCAGGGCGGACAATGGCTCAAACAGCCAATTCATAAGGAGATGAGTGCCTGTGGCGTACAATGTTGAGGAGAAGAAGGATACCGCAAAGCGTAAAATTAAATGCGTCGTGTGGGATTTGGACCATACGATTTGGAACGGTATTTTAATGGAAGATACGACTGTTGAGCTGCGAAGCGATATTGTTAACGTCATTAAAACGCTGGATGAGCGTGGTATCCTGCAGTCGATTGCCAGCCGCAATGAGCATGATGTGGCGATGGAGAAAATGAGAGAGCTCGGGATTGAGCAATATTTCATCTATCCGCAAATTAGCTGGAACCGCAAATCAGCTGCAATCAAGACGATTGTCGAATCGATTAATATCGGGATGGACACGATTGCTTTTATCGACGATCAGCCGTTTGAGCGGGAAGAGGTCAGCTTCAACCATCCTGACGTCCTGTGCATAGATGCTGCCGAGACAGAAGGGCTGCTCGAGAGGCCGGAATTTAATCCAACCTTTATTACGGAGGACTCCCGGAACCGCAGAAGCCTCTACATGAGCGATATCGTACGCAATGAAGTTGAATCCAGCTTCGATGGCTCGCAGGAGGAGTTTCTCGCCTCACTGGGTATGGTGTTTACGGTTTCTTCGGTTGAGGGAGACGATTTGAAGCGGGCGGAGGAGCTGACGGTAAGAACTCATCAGCTGAATGCAACCGGCTACACCTACTCCTATGAGGAATTGGATGAATTCCGTCATTCACCGAATCACAAGCTGCTTATATCCGAATTGGAGGATAAATACGGCACGTACGGCAAAATCGGTTTAACGCTGCTTGAATGCAAGGACAACATTTGGACGCTGAAGCTGTTGTTAATGTCATGCCGTGTTATGTCTAGAGGAGTAGGCAGTATCATGCTGCAATACGTCGCCAAGATGGCGCATGATGCGGGAGCGGTACTACGCGCCGAGTTCGTGCCTACAGACCGTAATCGCATGATGCTGCTTACGTATAAATTTGCCGGCTTCAAGGAAGTAGAGGAGCATGATGGAATGCTCATTTTCGAGCATGATGTCGCTCATTTGCAAAGTGCTCCAGACTATCTCACCTTAATCAGCCGTGTTTAATGAATGAATAAGACAGGTTCACGATGAATATCGGCTAGAGCGTTTAGCTGAAGCAGGATAGCAGGTTGAATTGTCGTGCATGCCTGTTTGTTGGAAAAAATACGGCTAATATGATATTGGAGGAAGTAATAATGGAAAAAATGGCGTTTCTGTTCCCAGGTCAAGGCTCTCACTTTGTCGGCATGTCGAAAGGTCTTTATGATCAATATGCGATTGTGAAGCAAACGTTTGAGGAAGCAAACGAAGTGCTTGGCTATGATTTGGCTAAGCTTTGTTTTGAAGGCTCGCTTGCCGAGCTGTCCAAAGCGAAAAATGCCCAGCCGGCTATTCTCGTATCAAGCGTAGCCAGCTTCCGCGTTTATATGCAAGAGATCGGTATTGTCCCGCAATTTCTTGCAGGGCACAGCCTTGGTGAATATGCCGCATTTACTTGCGCGGGAGCCATTCGTTTTGCCGATGCGGTGAAGCTGCTGCATGAACGGGGAAAACT
This genomic window contains:
- a CDS encoding acyl carrier protein encodes the protein MEEQKVKIKKFLSRFFRKHELGDDEDIFALGFVNSLFAMQLVMFLEKEFALTIDSRDMDLDNFRTINRMVSLIQEKAAVDQQSSQVSGG
- a CDS encoding acyl-CoA dehydrogenase family protein, translated to MKIELTEVQENWQNEFSAFVDNEMVPLADLNDREERIHPDMLRKMAEAGYLGSMLPKKYGGMELDNVTLGILNEEAGRGCSSARSLLTVHGMVSLAILRWGTEQQKSEWLPKLATGSTLAAFGLTEPNAGSDAKSIATTAELDGNEYVLNGRKKWITIAQIADLFLIFAKCEGQPAAFLVERERLGVTVLPMSGLLGARGSMIAEVVLSDCRIPQENLLGKLGMGLTHIALPCLDYGRYTIACGCVGLAQACLEASLEYGSTRVQFGRPLQDNQLIQKMIAEMAVQVKAARMLCYKVGYLRDSGDPDSIMETWTAKYFASTMLTKITNDAVQIHGANGCHSGYPVERYFRDAKINEIIEGTSQMHEMLIAEQQFVTSRRAGRTMAQTANS
- a CDS encoding HAD-IIIC family phosphatase; this translates as MAYNVEEKKDTAKRKIKCVVWDLDHTIWNGILMEDTTVELRSDIVNVIKTLDERGILQSIASRNEHDVAMEKMRELGIEQYFIYPQISWNRKSAAIKTIVESINIGMDTIAFIDDQPFEREEVSFNHPDVLCIDAAETEGLLERPEFNPTFITEDSRNRRSLYMSDIVRNEVESSFDGSQEEFLASLGMVFTVSSVEGDDLKRAEELTVRTHQLNATGYTYSYEELDEFRHSPNHKLLISELEDKYGTYGKIGLTLLECKDNIWTLKLLLMSCRVMSRGVGSIMLQYVAKMAHDAGAVLRAEFVPTDRNRMMLLTYKFAGFKEVEEHDGMLIFEHDVAHLQSAPDYLTLISRV